CCTCCGTAAACCGGTTAATGGCTGTGCGAACAGACATGAAGAAGCCGACATACAGGTAAACCACAACCAGCAGAACCGCCACCAGTGCAATAACAATCAGGCGACGTTGATTGACCTCTCTTTCCAGCCGCGAAGACAGGTTTGCGCTGACGGTATCGAAAATGACGGTTTGCAGGGCATCATAATGTTCGAGTTGCGCCTTAATCAGCCCGTCATACTCCTTCCAGGGCATTTCCAGGCGCATTGGGGTAATGACGTTCAGGTCCAGGGCATCACGAACGACCACCAGACTTTCATTAATCCTCTCGATCGTGCCTGATGCCTCGCCAGCCAGCCGTGGAGAGGCGTCAGACGCCACTGACAGCGCCGGGGATAACATAGAATCCCGGTTGGTAAGCTGGTCGTAAAGGCCGTTAAGCGTCTCACTCAGGGCATACCCGACCTGCCCTTCCACCAGCGCAAAAATGCCATAGGCACGGGCACGACCAATCACGTCACGGGTCTCGGGCAGAGCTTCCTGCAGCAATCCCAGCAAAAGAAGGTTTTCCCGCGATGCCCCCTGACTCAGTCCGGAGATTTCGATTGTTGCGGGAAGCAGGGCAAGGACCTTTTGCACAAAGGCCTGATAATACTTGAACTGGGGGTCGATACTGCCCTGATAATTATCATCGGATTTCAGGGCCTCCCAGTCCTGCCTGAGGGCCGAGACATGTTCCGCCCAGGCTCCCGAAGTGTCGAATGAGCGCTCCTCCACAACCAGGGCTTCAAGAATGGCGTCAATCCGGTCGGCCGCCTTTCTCGATTCAGCCAGTAATTCTTTCTGGTTTTTGAGAACTCCCGGTGCCCGGTAATCACGATACCCGACGGAGGCTGACAGCAACCGCTCTGCATTCTGCAATTGCTCAAGCCCCTCCACGCCACGGGTCATGGTTTGCACAGACTGATTCAGCTCGGTGATCACCAGCCAGGACAATCCACCAATGGGTAGGAGAAAAAGTATACTGATGAGGCTGAACTTGAAGACCATGGGCAGCCGGTTCATCAAGGCTATGGCGGGATTAATGAGTTGCTTCACGTTTGCCCTCTCGTTGGAACCTTAACAACTGAATTGTTGTTCTTTTTTTTGTATTGTCGCCTACAGCCCTAAATACTAAAGTAGTATTTATTATTATTTTGTAATCCCGTCTACAATTCTGACGTCAGGCAATTCCCGAGATCACGAGCAACGCCAGTAAACATATCCATACCAGCATGCTCCGGTTGAGCAAATCTCGTATCGCACTCAGGCTACGCCCTCCGAAGTCAGTCCATTCCTCGGGATGGATCCGCGAAAACCTGGCAGGGTCCAGCGCATACCCGGTTAACGACCCGTTGGCGGAAATCATGAGGACTTCCCCAGCGCTTTTGCTAATTCCGGTAAAGGTTGAGCGTGTTTCCCGGAGCCAGCCAGCCAGGTCACCGGCGACACCGAACGTCAGTGAGAGCAGTCGGGCGGGTATCCAGGCCATCAGTTCCAGCAGGCGCGCAAACCGGGGCCTTGCCGCGGCATGGGGCCACTGTTCAGTCAACGCAACAAGGCCACGGGCCAATATGGCAAAACCAATACCGCCAACGACGTACCAAAAGGCAACCAGGAAGAAACGCTGAAAAACAGCCAGCATCAATGCTTTAGAGAACGACAGATGCATGGCTTCAGGTGATACCGCGGCCCCTCTCTCCGCAGCCGGCAAGCGATCCTGAATGTGGTGCCATGCTGCCTGCATATCCCCGCGGTGCCACGCATCGGCATAGGTGCGCAATGAATGCCTCCAGCCGGGGACACCCATCATCAGGGTAAGCACCAGAAACTCCAGGGGATACCCCGCAAGTCTCCAACCGGATATGTCGAGGAGGTAGATGACCAGACCTGAGAGAAGTGCCGGGAGGGTAACCAGCGCCAATCCCGCGCCAATTCCGGTTTCGTGACCCGCTTCGACTTTCCCGGCCTGGCGAAACCACTGTCGCCAGAGGGTGTCACCGGAAAGCCTGCCTTGCGTATCCAGCCTTCGCCGCAGCACATACGCCAGTAAAAATACGATCAGCACCATTCAGGCACCCTCCTCGCCGGAAGACGAATTCTCCAGTAACGCCAGAAAGTACCCCCAATCAAAAGCCTGACC
This Marinobacter salinus DNA region includes the following protein-coding sequences:
- a CDS encoding methyl-accepting chemotaxis protein, which translates into the protein MKQLINPAIALMNRLPMVFKFSLISILFLLPIGGLSWLVITELNQSVQTMTRGVEGLEQLQNAERLLSASVGYRDYRAPGVLKNQKELLAESRKAADRIDAILEALVVEERSFDTSGAWAEHVSALRQDWEALKSDDNYQGSIDPQFKYYQAFVQKVLALLPATIEISGLSQGASRENLLLLGLLQEALPETRDVIGRARAYGIFALVEGQVGYALSETLNGLYDQLTNRDSMLSPALSVASDASPRLAGEASGTIERINESLVVVRDALDLNVITPMRLEMPWKEYDGLIKAQLEHYDALQTVIFDTVSANLSSRLEREVNQRRLIVIALVAVLLVVVYLYVGFFMSVRTAINRFTEAARNVAAGDMTTHIRLSNRDELGELTSEFNNMTDRIAELVRSVSRTTGDVGQQAARVNDTAAANSEAVARQMEESGQINEAMNQMVEAVHEVTESAHRVADSAGTAESDTETGREVVADTVATINRLATEISGAVEVINRVSKDSDNISQVLVEIKAIAEQTNLLALNAAIEAARAGEQGRGFAVVADEVRSLSQRTHKSTEEIEGMISRLQSGVKDAVSAMTNSRDVTEATVKKSGEVTESLDRIARGIAIIVDMSHQIAQAAEEQSAVAKDVNLNVEKIGELGQKTAANAEETLGSSREMSELTTSLQRLVEAFKV
- the ampE gene encoding regulatory signaling modulator protein AmpE, with product MVLIVFLLAYVLRRRLDTQGRLSGDTLWRQWFRQAGKVEAGHETGIGAGLALVTLPALLSGLVIYLLDISGWRLAGYPLEFLVLTLMMGVPGWRHSLRTYADAWHRGDMQAAWHHIQDRLPAAERGAAVSPEAMHLSFSKALMLAVFQRFFLVAFWYVVGGIGFAILARGLVALTEQWPHAAARPRFARLLELMAWIPARLLSLTFGVAGDLAGWLRETRSTFTGISKSAGEVLMISANGSLTGYALDPARFSRIHPEEWTDFGGRSLSAIRDLLNRSMLVWICLLALLVISGIA